The Cyanobacteria bacterium GSL.Bin1 genome includes the window AAACTCGCGGTAGGTCACGTTAACCCCTTGTTGTTCTAGTGTATCTCTAGCTTTTTGTGCTGCACTCACTGGAACAACTGGGTCTTGTCTGCCATGAACGATTAGCGTGGCTGGACTGTTTGCACTTACTTTCGGTTCGGAATGAAGATAGCCGGATAAGGCACATAACCCGGCAAAAGGAAAAGACAATCCCACATCTAACGTCATTGCGCCCCCTTGGGAAAATCCAATTAGAAAGGTCCGTTGGGAAGGAACACCGGTGTTTTGTTCTAAAGTCCTTAGCCAAGTAGTGAGGGTTTGACGACTCTGGTTTAAACCGTCTTCATCTGGCTGCTGCAAGTCGTACCACATTTTCCCCCCTGGCACTTGCGGATGGGGAAAGGGGGCATTCGGGAACATCATTTGGGTATGTTTCCAATCCAAAATCGGCGCTAAACTCGCTAAGTCTTGAGCATTTGACCCCCAGCCATGTAAGGCAATTAAGAGATATTGAGGAGATTCACTTTGGGACGGAATAGTAATTGTTTCTAAGGTCATTTGTTTAGTTACGATATTTCATCGAATATCTTTTATTTAGCGTCCTGAGAAGATGCTCACTAAAGCTCCGCTCCGATATAGCGAGAGCTTGTCGGGCTGATGAACCAGGACATTTACAATCAGTTTACCTATCTTGTAAGGCATTGTTGAATTAGAGGAGGTTTCGCGATGTGGCGAAGCCACCGCCCTTCGGGCATCGCGCAGATTTAGTCTTGTCATATCTTGATTCAGCAACGCCGACATTCCAGGAACCTATGCAAAAGATCTAAATTGGTAAAACCTGGTTAAACTCCACAATATTTGACCTAGCGTGAGCACTTTTTGCACACCTGTCGGCTGTACTTCTTAATACTCTGAGTGACATCTCCCGTCGCTAATTGCTGACGCAATATAGCGCGGGCTTCCCATCAACTCCACCTATCGGTTCGGATACTCGATGGGCTTTACTACTGGCGGGATGCCCCACCGCCAAATTTTTGATATTAATACTGGCATTCAAATCCCTATCTGCTTCGTAACCACAGAAGGGACAAGAATGCCATCTATTACTTAGTTCTTTCTTGACTACCTTTCCGCAATTGGAACAAGTTTGGCTCGTGCCGTTGGGATTCACTGCTATACTTATCAGTCCAGCATTTTCGGCTTTGACTTTAAGGAGAGACAGGAATTGTCCCCAACCGGCATCATGAACCAATTTGCCCAATCTTGTCCGAGATAATCCTTTGATGTTTAAGTCTTCATAAGCAACAATATCATACCGATCTAGCAAGCTCTTGACTACCTTGAAGTGGAAGTCCTTTCTAGTATCTGCGACCTTTTTATGTTGTTTGGCTAGTACTCAACCAAGGAAGTTATGACAGGTGGAAAATTTATAAAATAATCGAAATGTCAATTCAATCACATTATAGTCTGCTGTCACAGTCACTATAGTTAATTTCTCAAAGCTTATTAACTTTAAAAATCATAAATAAAAATGATAGATAACTAAATATAAAAGTGTTCTGAATTACCTAAAATCAACATTGATCAAAAACCTAACCGGTTCGGAGTTTAAACCAAAATAATAATAATTGCATAGCTATTCTTGTGTAAGTTTTGTCAGTAATCCTACTGAACAATAGTTGTAAATTCTTAACTTTCTTGATATTTTTACGTGTTTTAACGTATATTTACTGAATTTACTCTAGGAAAATAAATTAAATTTCTTAAAATATTTATTGAATTTAGAGATTCATCGTTGTTTTTTTACGTATTTTCATCTAAGATATGACTCAGTGATATTCACTAAATAATTTATTGACCTCTATCAAATTAAGGTAGTGTTTATGTTTGATTTATTGCTCGATGCTCCCATACCTTCAATTGATGAAGATGATTCTGGCTTTGTGACAGGTAGCGTTATTAATTTAGATATACCTGGTAACGAAGTAACGCTAGAGATTGACTTTGGTGATCCGTTATCACCACCACAGACGCAATCATTCACAGTCAAAGATGATGGTACAGGTGCTGATCTCGTTGCTGGGGATGGTATTATCGAATTTTCAATTCCAAAACAATACTTAGATGACAACCCGACAGGGACGCCGTTTGATGACTACACCGTTGATGTCAGCGCTCGCGAAAATGTTGTCAGTGGAACTGATGCAGTTTTCGTTATTGACGTTTCGGGAAGTACAAGTAGTAGATTCGGGAGTATAGATGTTGATGGTGACGGACTCAACGACAGCATTCTTGAAGCAGAAGTGGCAGCATTTAAAGCGCTTAATCAAGATCTAATTAATCGAGGTTTAGGAGACACGGCTAAAGTCTCCATTTCAGCCTATGGCTCAGGTGCAAACCTCCTTGATCTCGATCCAGTAACAACAGGAGTTCAAACCTTTACCACACCCAATGCAGATGCTGACGGTAATGGCGTTCGAGATGTAGACCAAGCACTAGGTGATCTATCCAGTGGTGGCGGCACTAATTTTGAGGCAGGACTTCAGCAGGCAATTACTGCTGTCAACAATGCTGGAACACCTCCTGGTGGTGGTAGCGTCATCTTTTTATCCGATGGTTTTAACAACACGGGTGGCTCTCCTCTAAACGAAGCAGATACCATTCGCAACACTTTGGGCCAAAATCTTCGGGCTTTTGGTGTCGGATCGGGTTCCTCCCTACCAGACCTACAGGACATTGATCCTAACGCGGAAAAATTCACAGACATCTCCGAATTGCTGGGGTTATTTAGCGGTACGGGGTCAAATGTCAATCAGGATTCTGAGTCTACAACTGTCACAGTTAACAATGTAGCTCCCACAGTTAACCTCGACCAGCCAAGCGATATTAATGAAAGTGAAACGCTTACTCTAACAGGAGCTTTCCAAGATCCAGGTTCCCTTGATACCTTCACTGCTGAAATTGCTTGGGGGGATGGTTCTGCTGATTCCACATTCACTCTCCCCGACATTGGCGGATTAACTGCAGGCGATACCTTTAATTCAACCACTGATAGTGCTGTTTTTACCGTTACATCCATTGATGGGAGTGCTGGTGAAGTTGGCTTCAGCGTTGACCACACTTATCAGAATGATGGCTCGATCAATATTGATGTCTCTGTAACTGACGATGATACTGGTGTCGGTACTGCAGCGGTTCAGCTTGAAGTTCTAGATGCAACTACTCCTACTATCCCAGTGATTCCTAACCTTAAATTCGATCCTCTCAATGCTGTGGGTGTGAGTGGAACAGATGACAATGATGCCCTTACAGGTACAGAGGCTGACGAGCAATTAGAGGGCTTCGCGGGGAACGACGTTATCTCTGGTGGAGCTGGTACTGATTTAATAGATGGCGGTGAGGGCAATGACACTGTTGTCTATCAATTTGATGATCCAGGTGTCGTTGTCAATTTGGACCAGGGAGGTGCGGTTGACGGCAACGGCGACACAGACACCATTGTTGACATTGAAAACGTCATTGGCTCAGAGTTTGATGATGTCATTGGTGGTGATGACGATAGCAATAATCTCTCTGGACGTGCTGGAGATGACGTAATCTCAGGTTTAGGGGGCAACGACTTCATCGTAGGCGGTGCCGGCGCAGATGAGTTAGAAGGTGGCTTAGGAAGCGACAACTTTGCATACATTATGCCTTCCGACGGTGGAGACACAATCTACGATTTCGAGACTGGAGTAGACAAGATCTTCATTGTTGGAGGCGTCTTCCAGAACTTTAGCACTGGAATTTCAGGTGGTCTGGTCTCCTCAGAGCAATTCTTCTCTGGCGCCGCTGCTAGCTCAGGAGATCATCGCTTTGGTTATGACTCTACTACCGGGGATGTTCTTTTTGACAGCGATGGGCTTGGTGGGGCTGATGCCCAAGTCTTGGCAAACATTGGCGCAAATACTCCGTTTACCAACACTGACATAACCGTTGTCTAAATTACAGTAAAAGCTCAACGGAAAAATTGGATATTCCGTTGAGCTGTCACTTCAATTTGCTTGCTACCTATTGTAGTTTTAGTTGAAGCTTTTTTGAGCAAATAGAAACAGTTTGCTCCACCTAATTTAATCAAAAAATAGTGATCTTAAAGGATTTCATGTAATGATTCAATCTTCATCCTTAACCCCTGAAACCTTAATTGTTGCGACCCAGACTGCTGTTATGGCTGAGTTAGGTAGCGAGGCAATTGTACTCGACACGGCATCGGGTAATTACTACGGTTTCAAAAATGAGGTGAGTACTCGCATCTGGCAATTGATTCAACAGCCTACCCCAATCAGCAAGATTTGTGAAGCCATATATACAGAATATGAAATTGATTTGGCACAATGTAAAAGTGATGTGTTAAACTTTTTAAAAGTGATTTTCGATAAAGAGCTAGTGGAAATTTACGATGAAAAAGTTGCTTAGGTTGCTGGCGCTTAGCCAGTCTGAGCGCTATTTACTTCTCCTAACCTTGCTTTGGCTGGGAAGAATACGATTTAGGCTCTGGTTGCTTCCATTTCAACAGCTACAGCAACAGTTGACTGAGGTGAGTCAAAAACCTCACTGCTATCCCTTCCGGCCATTGCCATCAGTCAGCAAGATTGTCTGGGCGGTTCAGGTTTGTAGTCGTTATCTGCCCGGCAAGGTCAGATGCCTAGCCCAAGCCCTAACGACACAAGTCATTGCTTCTCAGCTGGGTTACTCACTTGACCTCCAAATTGGTGTAATGAAACGTGATACTTGTCAATTAGAAGCTCATGCTTGGGTAACCTACCAAGGCAAAGTTGCCATTGGTTCCCTTCCTTATTTAAGCCAATTTGTTCCGATTTGGTCGCTCTCAGGAGGAAAGCCATGAGTGGGATCTGTGGTTTCTATTACCGTCAGGATGAACCGGTCAAGTCCAGTCAACTTTCCAAAATGTTGGCGCAGCTGACCCATCGCGGTCCCGATGATTCAGGAGTATGGTCTCAAGACTCAGTCGGGTTGGGACATCGCCTGCTCTGGACGACACCGGAATCGATGAATGAGCAACTGCCCAGAGTTCATCCGAGCGGTCAATTCGTGATCACAGCTGATGTCCGCCTCGATAACCGGCGGGAACTCCTCTCTGCTCTCAAGGTCAAAGCAGATGGCGCAGAGACCATCACCGACACTCAATTGATTCTCGCTGCCTATGAACAGTGGGGAGAGCGTTGTCCCGAATATTTGTTAGGGGATTTTGCCTTTGCCATTTGGGACCACCGCGACCAATCGTTGTTCCTTGCCCGAGACCATTTTGGCGTCAAACCCCTGTATTACTATCTCAATCCTCAGCTTTTCGCCTTTGCTACTGAAATCAAAGCTCTACTTTCTTTACCCGAGATTCCTCATCAACTGAATGAGGTGAAAGTTGCTGATTACTTACTAGGCGCGTTTGAGGATCAAACGATTACTTTTTATCAAGATATTTGGCGGTTAGCCCCCGCTCATTGTCTCAAAGTCAAAGCGCAAGGGCATCAGCTCCATTCTTATTGGGAGTTAGACCCGACCCAAGAGCTGCATTTAGACTCCGATGAAGCCTATGCTGAAGCTTTTCGGGAACACTTCACGACTGCTGTGCAATGTCGGTTGCGCAGTGCTTTTCCTGTGGGCTCCCTCTTAAGCGGCGGCTTAGACTCCTCATCCATTACTTGTGTCGCCCGAGAGTTGCTCTCTGAGAAAAGGAAACTGCCCTTAAAGACGTTCTCCGCTGTCTTTGACCAGGTGACGGCGTGTGATGAACGGCCCTTTATCCAAGCCGTTATCGATCAAGGCCAGATTGAACCGCATTTTGTTCCTGCCGATCAAATCAGTCCCTTAACGAATCTCAAGGCAATGTTTTGGCATCAGGATGAAGCCTTTTATGCCCCGAACTTATTCATGCATTGGGCGTTGTATCAATCGGCGCACCGGCAAGGAGTGCGGATTATATTAGATGGATTTGATGGGGATACCACCGTCTCCCACGGCTTTCCTTACCTAAATGAACTGGCTCGTCAAGGTCGCTGGATTAGCTTAATGCAAGAAATTCAGGGAGTCTCGCGCCATTTTAACCGTCCTTTAGCTCCTCTTTTGTGGCAGTATTTCTGGGGACCGGGCATCAGACCTCGTTTACCGCTCTCAGCTCAGAAACTGGAGCAACGCTTGACCCAGAAATGGCAACGGCAGAAGCAACCGACCCTGGGGATAAACCCTGATTTTGCCAAGCGTATGAGGTTAGGAGAGCGTATTGAGCAAATCAATGCCCAACGTTCTACAAAGAGCGATACCGCTCGCGAAGCGCATTATCGGCGCTTAAGTTGGGGGGTTCTGCCTTTCACTCTCGAAGTCGCAGACCGAGCCGCTGCCGCTCACACAATTGAACCGCGCTTTCCCTTCTTCGACAAGCGCCTCGTTGAATTTTGCCTGGCAGTTCCCCCAGAACAAAAAATTCGCCAAGGTTGGACGCGGCTGATCATGCGCCGAGCCTTGAATAATTCTCTCCCGAGCCAAGTGCAGTGGCGCGGTGGCAAGTCCGATCTCAGTCCCAACTTTCATCAGGGACTGCGCAGACGAGACCGACCTTGCTTCGACCGCGTTCTGCGGGAAGATACAGACTTGATCGAACCCTATGTGGATATTGCTCTCTTGCAGCGGACTTATCAGCAATTTCTTAGTGATCAGACCCTGCCCGATTGCGATGTCCTTTCGATCTGGAAACCGGTCACACTGGCCTTATGGCTCAAGCAAACCGGATTAAACTGATGACGTTTTATTTTAATTAAGGAGAATCTAATCCGATGAAATCGCAAATGAAAAAACCTTACGCTAAACCTCAATTTGTTGTTTACGGTCCCATGGAAGTCATTACTCAAAGCGGTGGCTCGGGTGGTATCGATGGCATCATCGGCATTGATATTGATGGGGATGGCAATGTTGATGTTGGCACGGGTGTCACCACTGGATCAGTTTAATCATTGGATTGGTCAAGGTGTATTTTTATCAAGCTTATCGCTTAAGAATTTATTCTGCTCTGCCGCTACCTGAGCTGGTTGCTCATTCCGGAGACAAACCGGATGTTGTCATTCAGTTTGGGGAGCTAATGCCGCCCCCAACAACTGAGGAAACAAGAAACCATCACTACTGGCTGGCTGGGCAGGATATTTACTTGTTTTGGCGAGAGTTGGGGACCTTTCGGGTTCGGGAGGGGCGGGAAATTATGATTGACCCCGCACCCAACATAAAGGAAGTTCGCCTGCGACCCCCGATCCTAGGAGCTTGCATGGCTGTGTTACTCCATCAACGGGGCGATCTGGTCCTCCATGCCAGTGCCGTGCAACTCCCCACAGGCGTTGTTGCTTTTCTGGGGGATAAAGGCTGGGGCAAATCGACCATGGCGGCCGTTCTGCATCAGCGCGGCCATCCCTTTGTCACCGATGACATCCTGGCGGTTGCACTCAACTCTTCTTCTCAACCTCTCGTTTTTCCGGCTTTTCCCCAAATGAAACTTTGGCCCAGTGCCGTTGTTGCCCTGGGGGAAGATCCGGAAACTCTACCCCGTCTCATTCCCCAACTTACGAAGCGGCAGCACCGTGTTGCGATGACGGCTAGCCAAACCCCAATGCCACTGCAAGCGATTTATCTGCTGGGTCAAGGCCCCTCTCTCAAGATTGCGCCTCTGGCGTCACCAGAAATCTTTGCTGCTTTATTGCGTCATTCTTACGGCGGACGCTTTGGCAAAGCTTTATTACAGCATGGCGAAGCCAGTCATTTCCAACAATGTATGACCCTCGCCCAACAGGTACCCACTTACCAGTTGCAGCGTCCGTCCGACCTCTCCTTGTTACCAACAATTGCCGAAGCTGTGGAAGGGCATGGGAGGGAGAGTGCGACGAATTAAGTCAGTTCTTAGGGACAAAGTAGAGAAGCGGTTACACCTCCTGCCTACCCTTCGTTTAGTGTGGAAAAGCAGTCCGCGTTGGACGATGGCTCGGAGCTTGCTCCTTGTTCTTCAGGGAATTCTTCCTTTACTATCGATTTATTTAGCCAAGCTGATTGTCGATACCCTCACTACCAGTCTGACTGTCGTGGATCAAGGCGCTGTTTTTCAGTCGATTATCCTCTGGCTTGCCTTGGCAGCAGTCGTCACGCTTCTGATTACCCTTTGCAATTCACTCAGTAACTTGGTGCAAACGGCTCATTCCCTACGCGTAACTGATTACATGCAAGGGCTGATTCACGCCCAATCCATTGCGGCAGATCTCGAATACTATGAAAATGCTCGCTATTACGATACCCTGCGGCGGGCTCAGCAAGAAGCTTCCCAGCGCCCGGCGCAAATTATCAATCGCTTAGCAGAACTCGGACGGAATGCCATTTCCTTACTCGCGATGGCGGGACTCCTTTTCGCCCTCCACCCCTTGATTGTGCTGGTGCTTTTTGTCACCGCTATTCCCACGGCATTGGTACGCTCTCGTTACGCCCGCCTTCTCTATCGCTGGCAGCGACGACGGACGCCTTGGGAACGGCAGTCTCGATATTTAGGGTGGCTCCTGACGACGGATTTGTTTGCCAAGGAAATCCGTTTATTTAATTTAGGTTCCTTTTTCAGTCAGTGGTATCAACGGCTTCGGCAGCAACTTTATCAAGAGCGGTTAAGTATTACCGCTCGTAGCACGGTTGCTAACTTTCTTAGCCAAGGGCTCGCAGGACTGTTTGTCTTTGGTATCTACGCTTATTTGGTCTACCAAACCCTGCAAGAACAACTGACCCTCGGGGATCTGGTGCTCTATCACCAAGCCTTACAACGAGGACAGTCCAATTTGAAGGGACTGTTCAGCAGTCTCTCGGGACTAGATGAAGATAATCTCTTTTTGGCGAATCTGTTTGAATTTTTTGCCTTAAAACCTCGGGTTAAGGAACCTCTAATTCCCGAACCAGTGCCCTCTCCACTCCACAGGGGAGTCGAATTTCAGGACGTGGATTTTCACTATCCCGGCACCACTCGCCTGGCTTTGAATCAAATCAGCTTCAAAGTTCGTCCTGGGGAAACCATTGCGCTAGTGGGAGAAAACGGTTCCGGCAAAACGACCTTGAT containing:
- a CDS encoding lasso peptide biosynthesis B2 protein, with translation MKKLLRLLALSQSERYLLLLTLLWLGRIRFRLWLLPFQQLQQQLTEVSQKPHCYPFRPLPSVSKIVWAVQVCSRYLPGKVRCLAQALTTQVIASQLGYSLDLQIGVMKRDTCQLEAHAWVTYQGKVAIGSLPYLSQFVPIWSLSGGKP
- a CDS encoding alpha/beta hydrolase, whose protein sequence is MTLETITIPSQSESPQYLLIALHGWGSNAQDLASLAPILDWKHTQMMFPNAPFPHPQVPGGKMWYDLQQPDEDGLNQSRQTLTTWLRTLEQNTGVPSQRTFLIGFSQGGAMTLDVGLSFPFAGLCALSGYLHSEPKVSANSPATLIVHGRQDPVVPVSAAQKARDTLEQQGVNVTYREFPMQHEITPEVVETLKEFMMRFS
- a CDS encoding lasso peptide isopeptide bond-forming cyclase; translation: MSGICGFYYRQDEPVKSSQLSKMLAQLTHRGPDDSGVWSQDSVGLGHRLLWTTPESMNEQLPRVHPSGQFVITADVRLDNRRELLSALKVKADGAETITDTQLILAAYEQWGERCPEYLLGDFAFAIWDHRDQSLFLARDHFGVKPLYYYLNPQLFAFATEIKALLSLPEIPHQLNEVKVADYLLGAFEDQTITFYQDIWRLAPAHCLKVKAQGHQLHSYWELDPTQELHLDSDEAYAEAFREHFTTAVQCRLRSAFPVGSLLSGGLDSSSITCVARELLSEKRKLPLKTFSAVFDQVTACDERPFIQAVIDQGQIEPHFVPADQISPLTNLKAMFWHQDEAFYAPNLFMHWALYQSAHRQGVRIILDGFDGDTTVSHGFPYLNELARQGRWISLMQEIQGVSRHFNRPLAPLLWQYFWGPGIRPRLPLSAQKLEQRLTQKWQRQKQPTLGINPDFAKRMRLGERIEQINAQRSTKSDTAREAHYRRLSWGVLPFTLEVADRAAAAHTIEPRFPFFDKRLVEFCLAVPPEQKIRQGWTRLIMRRALNNSLPSQVQWRGGKSDLSPNFHQGLRRRDRPCFDRVLREDTDLIEPYVDIALLQRTYQQFLSDQTLPDCDVLSIWKPVTLALWLKQTGLN
- a CDS encoding transposase codes for the protein MLDRYDIVAYEDLNIKGLSRTRLGKLVHDAGWGQFLSLLKVKAENAGLISIAVNPNGTSQTCSNCGKVVKKELSNRWHSCPFCGYEADRDLNASINIKNLAVGHPASSKAHRVSEPIGGVDGKPALYCVSN
- a CDS encoding PqqD family peptide modification chaperone; this translates as MIQSSSLTPETLIVATQTAVMAELGSEAIVLDTASGNYYGFKNEVSTRIWQLIQQPTPISKICEAIYTEYEIDLAQCKSDVLNFLKVIFDKELVEIYDEKVA
- a CDS encoding ATP-binding cassette domain-containing protein produces the protein MGGRVRRIKSVLRDKVEKRLHLLPTLRLVWKSSPRWTMARSLLLVLQGILPLLSIYLAKLIVDTLTTSLTVVDQGAVFQSIILWLALAAVVTLLITLCNSLSNLVQTAHSLRVTDYMQGLIHAQSIAADLEYYENARYYDTLRRAQQEASQRPAQIINRLAELGRNAISLLAMAGLLFALHPLIVLVLFVTAIPTALVRSRYARLLYRWQRRRTPWERQSRYLGWLLTTDLFAKEIRLFNLGSFFSQWYQRLRQQLYQERLSITARSTVANFLSQGLAGLFVFGIYAYLVYQTLQEQLTLGDLVLYHQALQRGQSNLKGLFSSLSGLDEDNLFLANLFEFFALKPRVKEPLIPEPVPSPLHRGVEFQDVDFHYPGTTRLALNQISFKVRPGETIALVGENGSGKTTLIKLLCRLYDPTAGTITLDGIDLRQFAIPDLRRHISVIFQDYAKYHLTAQENIWLGDVDLPANDAKIPQAACRAGADEVIRRLPQGYDTRLGKLFADGEELSIGQWQKIALARAFLRESPLIVLDEPTSALDPQAEAEVFGKFRQLIEQQAAILISHRLSTVKMVDRIYVMAQGKIVESGTHSELMQKQGTYAHLFETQAQQYR